In the genome of Mugil cephalus isolate CIBA_MC_2020 chromosome 21, CIBA_Mcephalus_1.1, whole genome shotgun sequence, one region contains:
- the tram2 gene encoding translocating chain-associated membrane protein 2 isoform X1: MAFRRRNKSYPFFSQEFLIQNHADIVFSLVIFILIGLMFEATAKTAILFIQPQYNVTTQSPEGEVTFYHYGWKDSATILFYFFIAIILHAVVQEYLLDRVRMPHIITGSQRSLTRSVALLQKVNRRLHLSKSKNTKFNESGQLCVFHLVSSVWSFYVLLTEGYLLHPSSLWENYPHVHLRFQVKFFYLTQMAYWLHALPELYFQKVRKEEISRQLQYICLYLLHISAAYLLNLSRVGLVLLFLQYVSELGFHIARLLYFTDESHQKMFDLWAVSFVFTRMATLTLMFLSVGFGLGRSENQGLDLEMGNFNTVLIRMIVLLLVCFTQSWLLWKFIRFQLRRWREFRLEQAVRKKTATKQPLRALKRDSLGHHENGVLKAENGASPRMKKLKSP; encoded by the exons ATGGCATTTCGCCGAAGAAACAAGAGTTACCCTTTCTTCAGCCAGGAATTCCTCATTCAAAACCACGCCGACATCGTCTTCAGTTTGgtgattttcattttgattgGATTGATGTTTGAG GCCACAGCCAAGACGGCCATACTCTTCATTCAGCCTCAGTACAATGTCACCACACAGTCACCAG AGGGAGAGGTGACGTTCTACCATTACGGATGGAAGGACTCTGCCACCATCCTGTTCTACTTCTTCATCGCCATCATCCTCCACGCGGTCGTGCAGGAGTACCTCCTGGAT CGAGTCCGCATGCCACACATTATTACAGGGTCCCAGCGCTCGCTCACGCGATCTGTTGCGTTGTTGCAGAAAGTGAACCGACGTCTCCACCTCTCCAAGAGCAAGAACACCAAGTTTAATGAGTCGGGTCAGCTGTGCGTGTTCCACTTGGTGTCCAGCGTTTGGAGTTTCTACGTCCTCCTAACT GAAGGATATCTCCTGCATCCCAGCAGCCTCTGGGAGAACTATCCCCATGTGCATCTAAG GTTTCAGGTGAAGTTTTTCTACCTCACTCAGATGGCCTACTGGCTCCACGCCTTGCCGGAGCTCTACTTCCAGAAAGTACGCAAG gaggaGATTTCTCGTCAGCTCCAGTACATCTGCCTGTATCTGCTGCACATCTCTGCAGCCTATTTGTTAAA TTTGAGTCGTGTGGGTCTGGTACTCCTCTTCCTGCAGTATGTGTCAGAGCTGGGCTTCCACATCGCAAGACTCCTGTACTTCACTGATGAGAGCCATCAGAAAAT gtttgACCTGTGGGCGGTCAGCTTCGTGTTCACGCGTATGGCCACGCTGACCCTGATGTTCCTCTCCGTGGGCTTCGGCTTGGGCCGTTCCGAGAACCAGGGGCTGGATCTGGAGATGGGCAACTTCAACACTGTACTGATAAG GATGATTGTTCTACTGCTCGTATGCTTCACCCAGTCTTGGCTTCTTTGGAAGTTTATCCGCTTCCAGCTGAGGCGCTGGAGGGAGTTCAGGCTCGAACAGGCCGTTCGCAAGAAGACTGCCACGAAACAACCGCTGCGGGCGCTGAAGAGAGACTCAC TCGGCCATCACGAAAACGGCGTCCTCAAAGCCGAGAACGGAGCCTCGCCTCGGATGAAAAAGCTCAAATCGCCCTAA
- the tram2 gene encoding translocating chain-associated membrane protein 2 isoform X2, producing MAFRRRNKSYPFFSQEFLIQNHADIVFSLVIFILIGLMFEATAKTAILFIQPQYNVTTQSPEGEVTFYHYGWKDSATILFYFFIAIILHAVVQEYLLDKVNRRLHLSKSKNTKFNESGQLCVFHLVSSVWSFYVLLTEGYLLHPSSLWENYPHVHLRFQVKFFYLTQMAYWLHALPELYFQKVRKEEISRQLQYICLYLLHISAAYLLNLSRVGLVLLFLQYVSELGFHIARLLYFTDESHQKMFDLWAVSFVFTRMATLTLMFLSVGFGLGRSENQGLDLEMGNFNTVLIRMIVLLLVCFTQSWLLWKFIRFQLRRWREFRLEQAVRKKTATKQPLRALKRDSLGHHENGVLKAENGASPRMKKLKSP from the exons ATGGCATTTCGCCGAAGAAACAAGAGTTACCCTTTCTTCAGCCAGGAATTCCTCATTCAAAACCACGCCGACATCGTCTTCAGTTTGgtgattttcattttgattgGATTGATGTTTGAG GCCACAGCCAAGACGGCCATACTCTTCATTCAGCCTCAGTACAATGTCACCACACAGTCACCAG AGGGAGAGGTGACGTTCTACCATTACGGATGGAAGGACTCTGCCACCATCCTGTTCTACTTCTTCATCGCCATCATCCTCCACGCGGTCGTGCAGGAGTACCTCCTGGAT AAAGTGAACCGACGTCTCCACCTCTCCAAGAGCAAGAACACCAAGTTTAATGAGTCGGGTCAGCTGTGCGTGTTCCACTTGGTGTCCAGCGTTTGGAGTTTCTACGTCCTCCTAACT GAAGGATATCTCCTGCATCCCAGCAGCCTCTGGGAGAACTATCCCCATGTGCATCTAAG GTTTCAGGTGAAGTTTTTCTACCTCACTCAGATGGCCTACTGGCTCCACGCCTTGCCGGAGCTCTACTTCCAGAAAGTACGCAAG gaggaGATTTCTCGTCAGCTCCAGTACATCTGCCTGTATCTGCTGCACATCTCTGCAGCCTATTTGTTAAA TTTGAGTCGTGTGGGTCTGGTACTCCTCTTCCTGCAGTATGTGTCAGAGCTGGGCTTCCACATCGCAAGACTCCTGTACTTCACTGATGAGAGCCATCAGAAAAT gtttgACCTGTGGGCGGTCAGCTTCGTGTTCACGCGTATGGCCACGCTGACCCTGATGTTCCTCTCCGTGGGCTTCGGCTTGGGCCGTTCCGAGAACCAGGGGCTGGATCTGGAGATGGGCAACTTCAACACTGTACTGATAAG GATGATTGTTCTACTGCTCGTATGCTTCACCCAGTCTTGGCTTCTTTGGAAGTTTATCCGCTTCCAGCTGAGGCGCTGGAGGGAGTTCAGGCTCGAACAGGCCGTTCGCAAGAAGACTGCCACGAAACAACCGCTGCGGGCGCTGAAGAGAGACTCAC TCGGCCATCACGAAAACGGCGTCCTCAAAGCCGAGAACGGAGCCTCGCCTCGGATGAAAAAGCTCAAATCGCCCTAA
- the efhc1 gene encoding EF-hand domain-containing protein 1, translating into MSWSWNSHGLPFLPGNTFRDVTKSAFHRPQTLKYKNGFALPNRPTVGIGRDPLLSEQLIQQEINELFSETPDITYGPADQRMYENFIPAHVALDKKVLRYYAYFVEDILNSPEEEYRVRPVVIYYYLEDDSMCIIEPVVKNSGILQGKRIKRQRLPKNEQAEYYLWKDLNLGKDLEVFGVKYHITQCDAFTKEFMESEGVIVNDPVPEPVDPYSKRHTNPQPYFTTPSEVDNMYRFLTMDRKVLRFFALWDDTDTLYGEIRPVTIHYYLVDDTVEISELHEPNSGRDPFPILMRRQRLPKKIKSETFPSCVMEVSKDDVDEYYSPRDFQLGQKLRILSRHFLLYDCDGFTKEYFQKNHPDMDMKPIEVPKKDEALQDKKMENPPYNGFGSLEDSLQNCLSLIPKPPKMNVLKMLEKDHQVLRYSAVLDSQYPEDQGRRFILSYFLSTDMISIFERPSRNSGIIGGKFLEQTRVPKPGSTVENPEFYSPADFAIGATVEVFSHRFVLTDADRYVLTYLESNSSQIPSQTLDSLRQKLGVATANNQAADESGEVAEASS; encoded by the exons ATGTCTTGGAGCTGGAACAGCCATGGATTACCATTTTTACCAGGAAACACATTTCGGGACGTGACG AAATCAGCCTTCCATCGACCCCAGACACTGAAATACAAGAATGGCTTCGCTCTTCCCAATCGTCCCACTGTGGGCATTGGTCGAGATCCTTTGTTATCAGAGCAGTTGATTCAACAGGAAATCAATGAGTTGTTCTCTGAGACACCGGACATCACATACGGCCCCGCTGACCAGAGGATGTATGAAAACTTCATCCCAGCCCATGTGGCGCTCGACAAAAAG GTGCTGCGCTACTACGCATACTTTGTGGAGGATATTCTGAATTCCCCTGAAGAGGAGTACCGTGTGCGCCCTGTGGTCATTTACTACTACCTTGAAGATGACAGCATGTGCATCATCGAGCCCGTGGTGAAGAACTCTGGGATACTGCAGGGGAAGCGGATCAAACGCCAGCGTCTGCCCAAGAATGAGCAGGCGGAGTATTACCTTTGGAAAGACCTAAACCTTGGCAAGGACCTCGAAGTGTTTGGAGTCAAGTATCACATAACACAGTGTGATGCCTTTACAAAG GAATTCATGGAAAGTGAGGGCGTGATCGTGAATGACCCTGTGCCAGAGCCGGTGGATCCGTACAGCAAACGTCACACAAACCCCCAGCCTTACTTTACTACACCCTCAGAAGTTGACAACATGTACCGGTTCCTCACCATGGACCGCAAG gtgCTTCGTTTCTTTGCCCTGTGGGACGATACTGACACTCTGTATGGTGAGATCAGGCCCGTGACCATCCACTATTACCTGGTGGACGACACGGTGGAGATCAGTGAGCTCCACGAACCCAACAGTGGCCGTGATCctttccccattctgatgcggCGACAGAGGCTGCCTAAGAAAATCAAATCAG AGACTTTCCCCAGTTGTGTTATGGAGGTCTCAAAAGACGACGTGGATGAGTATTACTCCCCCAGAGACTTCCAGTTGGGTCAAAAACTGAGGATACTGAGCCGTCACTTCCTGTTGTATGACTGTGATGGCTTCACTAAAGAGTATTTCCAGAAGAACCACCCAGACATGGACATGAAACCCATAGAGGTCCCAAAGAAGGATGAAGCGCTTCAGGACAAGAAGATG GAGAATCCTCCCTACAATGGTTTTGGTTCACTTGAAGACTCTCTCCAGAACTGCTTGTCTCTGATTCCCAAGCCTCCTAAGATGAATGTGTTAAAGATGCTCGAGAAAGACCACCAAGTTTTGCGTTACAGCGCCGTACTG GACTCCCAGTATCCTGAAGACCAAGGCCGACGTTTCATACTGTCCTACTTCCTGTCCACTGACATGATCAGCATTTTTGAAAGGCCCTCTCGCAACTCTGGCATCATTGGTGGCAAGTTCTTGGAACAGACCCGCGTCCCCAAGCCGGGCTCCACCGTGGAAAACCCGGAGTTCTACTCACCTGCAGACTTTGCTATTGGAGCCACTGTGGAAG ttttcagccACCGCTTTGTGTTGACTGATGCTGATCGCTACGTGCTCACATACCTGGAGTCCAACTCAAGTCAGATCCCTTCTCAGACGCTGGATTCTTTGCGACAGAAGCTGGGCGTCGCCACGGCAAATAACCAGGCAGCTGACGAAAGTG GTGAAGTAGCAGAAGCATCTTCATGA